In the genome of Abyssalbus ytuae, the window ACCAACAACAATTCATATTTAGATTTCGTGGCAGGCGTTTCGGCAAATACACTTGGGCATAGTAATCCCAAAATAGTAGAGGCAGTTAAACAGCAAGCTGAAAAATATATGCATGTAATGGTGTATGGCGAATATATTCAGCAACCTGCCGTGGAGTTTACCAAACTCTTGGCTAAAAATTTACCCTCACCCCTTGAAACAACCTATCTGGTTAATTCGGGAACAGAAGCCACTGAAGGTGCCTTAAAACTTGCTAAAAGAGTTACAGGGAGAACCCGGCTCATTGCTGCAAAAAAAGCTTATCATGGTAACACCCAAGGTTCAATGAGTGTGATGGGATATGAAGAAAGAAAGCAACATTTCAGGCCCTTACTGCCTGATATCCGGTTTATTGAATTTAACAATGAAAATGACCTTGATAAAATAACAACCCAAACAGCAGGAGTTATTTTAGAAACTATTCAGGGTGGAGCCGGATTTATAGTCCCGGAAAACAATTATTTAAAAAAAGTAAGAGAAAGATGCAATGAAACAGGAGCTTTATTAATTTTAGACGAAATCCAACCGGGATTTGGAAGAACCGGCACGCTTTTTGGTTTTATGAATTACAATGTAGTACCTGATGTTATAGTAATGGGAAAAGGTATGGGAGGCGGAATGCCGGTAGGAGCATTTACGGCCTCAAAAGAAATGATAGACATTCTGCGGGATTCCCCTAAACTAGGTCATATTACTACCTTTGGTGGACATCCGGTAATAGCGGCTGCCAGTTTGGCAACATTAAAAGAATTGACAGAAACCAACCTGATAAACCTGGTAACAGAAAAAGAAATACTGTTCAGAACACTTTTAAAACACAAATTAATTAGTGAAATAAGGGGTAAAGGCCTCATGTTGGCCATCATTTTAAAATCCGCCGAAATAGCTAATTTTTTAGTTTTAGAAGCCATGAAGGAAGGATTAATTCTATTTTGGTTATTATTTGAACCTAAAGCTGTAAGGATCACCCCTCCTTTAACAATTTCGAATGCTGAAATTGAAAAAGGTTGTTCCGTCATTATGAAAGTGTTAAAAAGGTGGAACGACTAAATGTTAACTAATTTGTTAATAACAATAAGTAAGTTAACTGAAAATTATAGGCTTGAAGCCCTAAATTTATTAATGTAATAATCTAAAAAAGCATTGCCTATGCCATATAATGCTTACGAAGATGAAAACAATCTGCCTTTAGAGAAGTTCGAATCTATGCTAAAAACAAATAGTGTATACTTTTTTGACTCAGAAGATTTTCAGGAAATTATACATCATTATTTAGATATTGGTAAAATAGCATTAGCAAAAAAAGCCATAAAAATAGGTTTGGAGCAACATCCAACATCGTCAGACCTTAAATTGTTAAAAGTAGAAGTTCTGGTTTTTGAAAACATGTTTGAACAAGCCGAAAAATTACTTGACGAAATACAGGCGATAGAATCTTCTAATGAAGAAATTTATATTCAAAAAGCAAATATCTGTTCCAAGCAGGACAATCATGTCGGAGCCATTGAACTCTTAACACATGCTTTAGCCTTGTGCGAAGACGAATCTTCCGATATACATTCACTCATCGGTATGGAGTATCTTTTTTTGGACGATTATCTATCAGCCAAGCAATCATTTATAAAATGTCTGGAAGAAGATCATGAAGATTATTCTGCCCTGTATAATGTAATATATTGCTTTGATTTTCTCGAAGATTTTGACGGGGCTATTGATTTTCTCAATGGCTATTTAGACAAAAACCCGTACTGTGAAGTTGCATGGCATCAAATTGGTAAACAGTACATGAATAAAAAAATGTACAAAGAGGCTTTAACCAGCTTCGATTTTGCCATTTATTCTGACGACAGTTTTATAGGTGCTTACCTGGAAAAAGGAAAAGTTTTGGAAAAACTTACCAGGTATAATGAAGCCATTGAAAATTACGAAATAACATTAGAACTGGATGATCCTACCTCCTTTGCTTTTCTCAGAATTGGCATGTGTCATGAAAAACTGGGAAATATGGAACTTGCTAAAAAGCATTATTACAAAACCGTTCATGAAGATCCGTTGTTAGATAAAGGATGGATAGCTATTACAGACTTTTATTATAACCAGAAAAATTACCAGAAAGCTTTATATTATATCAATAAAGCTATAAATATAGATTCACAAAATGTATCATATTGGAAAAGAAGTGCCGAAATTAATATGAAACTTCATTTTTATGAAGAAGCCGATATATCCTATCAAAAAACAATTGAATTGGGAAATTATGAATTACAGACATGGATTTCCTGGGCAGACATTCAAATAAAATTAGGAGAATACCAAAGTGCTATTGATACATTGCTACAGGCTATTGAATTTTATCCTGAACAATCCGAACTGCAATATCGCCTGGCAGGAATTTACTATACCCTTTCCAATAGTTTAAACGGAAGCTACCATCTTAAAAATGCCCTTAGATACGAAGCCAAAGGCATAAAAGAATTTGAAAAAATGTTTCCGGATATTTTTTCGAGGAAATCAGTTAAAAATATTATTGCAAACTTTAAAAAAGCTTCAATTTAAAAACAATATCTTTGGCGCTTGGTAAGCGATAAGTTATGCAAAGATCATTAACTGACTATATTTTTATTACATTAAAAGGTATAGCCATGGGTGCTGCTGATGTTGTTCCTGGAGTTTCAGGTGGCACCATAGCATTTATCTCCGGTATATATGAAGAGTTAATCAACTCTGTAAATAAAATCAATATTAAAGCCCTGAAAATATTAAAAACACAGGGAGTACTTCCTTTCTGGAAATACATTAATGGAAATTTTTTACTATCTCTCATTATAGGAATAGGCATAAGTATTTTCTCTTTAGCAAAAGCAATAAAATGGTTGCTGGAGAACAAGCCTATATTGTTATGGTCCTTTTTCTTTGGTCTTGTAATTGCCAGTATTTTTATGGTAGCCAAAGAAGTAACCAAATGGAGACTTAATACCATCCTTATATTTTTAGCAGGAGCCCTAGTAGCCTATTATATAAGCATTATCCCTCCTATGCAAAATACGGAGAGTACCGTTTTCATATTTTTCTCCGGGGCTTTGGCCATCTGCGCAATGATTTTACCCGGTATTTCCGGTGCTTTTATTCTTGTTTTATTAGGAGCTTACAGTACTATTTTACATGCTATTGACCAAAAAAATATTAAAATAATAGCCCTTTTTGCCTTGGGTGCAATTTTTGGCTTACTTAGTTTTGCCAGAATATTAAAATGGATGTTTTCCAACTATAAAAACTTAACCCTTGCATTACTTACAGGTTTTATTTTTGGTTCATTAAATAAAATATGGCCATGGAAAAAAACTCTTTCATGGTATAAAAATTCCCATGGGGTTGATGTTCCGTTATTGCAAGAAAGTATCTCTCCTTTTAATTTCAATGGAAACCCACAACTATTATGGGCTATAATACTTGCATTAGTTGGTTTTTTAACTATATTTTTGCTGGAAAAAATTGCTGCAAAGAAATCCTAAACTACCAATGCAAGAAACAAGAACATTACAAGATAAAATCTTCTTGATAATAAAAGGTTTGGCTATGGGAGCCGCCAATAAAGTCCCGGGAGTTTCAGGGGGGGTAGTAGCTTTTGTTGCCGGCTTTTATGAAGAATTTATAGCGTCTTTACAAAAAGTAAATTACAAAGCTTTTAAACTCTTGTTCAATGGTAGGTTTAAAAGTTTTTACCGCTATATAAACGGAAGGTTTTTAAGCCTTTTGATATTTGGTATGCTCATCAGTTATTTTAGCGTATCAAAAGTACTGGACTATTTTATTGAAAAAAAGGAGTTATTTGTTTGGGCTTCCTTTTTCGGAATGATTATAGGCTCTGTATATTATATAGCAAAAGATTTTCATCATTGGAATAAAAGAACCGTTCCCTCCTTTATTTTTGGGATAATCGTAGGCTTATCAATAAGCTTTTTAAGTCCTGCCAAAGAAAATGATAATCTCCTTTTCATTTTCCTGTGCGGTATTATAAGTGTATCGGGAATGACATTGCCCGGTTTATCAGGCTCTTTTATTCTTATTTTACTCGGGAACTATGTCCTGTTGCTGGTTGATTCCGTTAATGCACTATACGATACTTTTGCAGAAATCATTAGAGGTGATTTTTCTTTTATTGATAATCCCGAACGATTAAAAACACTTAAAATACTAGCAGTATTTACTGCCGGTTCAGCAACCGGATTAGTTACCTTATCACATTTATTAAACTTTGTATTAAAACATTTTAAAAACATTACCACTGCCATAATTATAGGATTCATTACAGGATCATTAGGAGTGGTATGGCCATGGAAAAGAACCATTTTTAAAGTAGATGAAACCGGAAACTTTTTATTGGATTCCAATGGCGAAAAAATTATTAAAAACTATCAACGTTTTATTCCCGATATTACCAATATTGAAACCTGGATAGCTGTTTTATTTATAATTTTGGGAATTATTATTGTATTAGCTCTTGATTGGTATGGAAACCGGACACGCAGATAACCTTTTCGGACTTTTAGGGAAAAACATTTCGTATTCTTTTTCCCAGGGATATTTCACTGAAAAATTCAACCATCTTGGATTAAAAGGCCATAAATACATCAACTTTGATATTGATACCATTGAAAAACTTCCGGATATAATAAGAGAAAATCCTAATCTCAAAGGAATGAATGTAACAATTCCTTATAAAGAAAAAGTAATTCCATATCTCACAGCTTTAAACAAAAAAGCTAAACGAATAGGCGCTGTAAATACAATTAAAATTACTCCGGAAGGACTCAAAGGATACAATACAGATTGTTACGGTTTTAAAAAATCCCTTCAACCCTTTCTTAAAGCTCATCATAAAAAAGCCCTTATTTTGGGTACCGGGGGTGCTTCAAAAGCAATCGCTTATGTTTTAGATGAATTGGGTATAGACTACTATTATGTTTCCCGAAAAGCAACAGGTAACAAATTGTCATATGATGATCTGAATAAAAAAATAATGGATAAATTTCAGATAATCATTAACTGCACACCTCTTGGCACCTTTCCTAATATTCAGGAAAAACCTGATCTGCCTTATAAATACATAACACAAAATCATTTGCTTTACGATCTCATTTACAATCCCGAAGAAACTACCTTTCTTAAATTAGGCAGAGAAAAAGGAGCACAAATTTGTAATGGGCTAAAAATGCTCCAACTACAGGCGGAAAAGGCCTGGAACATATGGAATAAATAATTTTCTACTTTTTTTTGCAATTTTTTGCCCACTTCTTCCAAAAATCTTGGGAATTATAAGACTTGTTAGTATCTTTCAGGTTCAAAGTAATGATGAACCTTATACATTTATGGAAATGTCTGAAGAAAAAAAGGATAACCTGCAGGAAGCAGAAGGAAAAGAGAAAGAAATACTGGAAGTTCAAAAGGAAGAAGACGGGAAAACCAATAGTGAACATGAACATACACAAAACCCTGATTCGGAAAATGAAGACCCTTTGAATGAGATAGATGAGTCCAATGCTGAAGATGCCGAAGATGAAGGTCATAAAGACCGTCATGAAATTCCTATGCCCGATTACCATGCTATGAACATGGAAAAACTGGTTGCCGAACTGGAAAAACTTCTAAAAAATGAAAAAGTACAGGCCGTTAAAACTCATGTTGACAATATTAAACATGAATTTGACCTGAAATACAGTGAACTTGTTGAACAAAAAAAAGAAGATTTTTTAAATGAAGGTGGCAATGAAATAGATTTTAAATATACATCTCCCCTTAAAATAAGGTTTAACAAAATCTATTCGGAATATAAAGATAAACGCAACACCTATTATAAAAACCTCGAACGGACTTTAAAAGAAAACCTTGCTATACGCCTCGATATAATTGAAGAATTGAAAGGCCTGATTAATGTTGAAGAAAATATTAATGATACCTACAGGCATTTTAAAGAAATTCAGGATAAGTGGCGAAATGCCGGGCCTATACCCAGAATGAGTTATAATGATGTATGGAGAACTTATCATCATCATGTGGAAATATTTTATGATTTTCTTGATTTAAATAAAGACCTGAGGGATCTGGATTTTAAACACAACCTCGAAGAAAAAGAAAAAATTGTTAGCCAGGCAGAAAACCTTGCTAACGAATCCGATATAAATAAAGCTTTTCGTGAACTTCAGATTTTGCATAAAGTCTGGAAAGAAGATATTGGTCCTGTGGCAAGAGAATATCGTGAAGATATTTGGAACAGGTTTAGCGAAGCTACCAAAGCCATACATCAAAAACGTCAGGAATATTTCAAAAATATAGATAAAGTATACGAAAAAAACCTTGAAGTTAAAGAAGAAATAATTTCCAAAATAAACGAAATATCAGTAAAAACGGTAAACTCCCATGGAGGCTGGCAAAAACTCATTAAAGAAGTGGAAGAGTTAAGAGAGGCTTTTTTTAATGCAGGTAAAGTTCCTTATAAAGTGAATGAAGCCACATGGTCGTCATTTAAAGAAGCAGTAAGAAAGTTTAACAGAAATAAAAATGCTTTCTATAAAAACCTAAAAAAAGAACAGCATACTAATCTTGAAAAGAAAATGGAACTGGTAAAACTGGCCGAATCTTTAAAAGATAGTGAAGACTGGGAAAAAACCACGCCAATCATGAAAAAAATACAAAGTGATTGGAAAAATATAGGTCATGTACCTCGAAAATATTCTGATAAAATCTGGGAAGATTTTAAAAGTGCCTGTAACCATTACTTTGACAAACTGCATGCACAAAAAAATCATGCAAACAAACAAGAATACGAAGCACTTGACAAAAAGAAGGAGTTTTTAGACAACCTGAAATCTTTTGAACTATCCGGTAATACAGATAATGACTTAGAAGTTGTAAAAAACTTTATTTCCGAGTGGAAATCAATAGGCAGGGTTCCTTTTAACAAAAGGAATATCGAATCTAAGTTTAACAAAATAATTGATGCTTTATTTAAAAAACTGGATGTTGATAAACAAGAAGCCGAATTGATTAAATACGAAAACAAACTGGAACAATTAGCCAATTCTGACAATGATTCTTTGATAGACAATGAAAGAATTTTTATCAGAAGAAAAATTGAAGAAGTAAAATCGGAAATCAGGCAGCTCGAAAATAATTTACAGTTTATAAATGCTGATAAAAACAATCCTATTGTTAAAGAAGTAAGGAAAAATATTGATGAGCATAAAAAATCCCTTGACGTTTGGAAAGCAAAACTTAAAGAGGTTAAAAATTTGAATAATTAATAAATATTTAATTAGAATTGGTCAAGTCTCCTTTTTCTCTAACGCTTTTTTTAAATCTTAATTTGATATATTAAATCTATGGATGATTCAAATTTTAAAGAGGGAGATATAGTTTATATTTCTTTTGGTATGGATAATCTTAGATCCGTAAACAGTTTAAAAGGTATGATTATTACTAAGCAAAAATTGAACAATTCTGATTCTTATCTGTACACTTTAAAACTAAACGGTCAAGAAGGGTCTATTTTATTTACCCTGAATACTTTAAAATCAATAACTAAAGTTCCCTCGGAATAAGAAAAGAATTTTCCCTTTTTAATACATACTCCATAAACAACTTTTTATCA includes:
- a CDS encoding DUF368 domain-containing protein, with protein sequence MQRSLTDYIFITLKGIAMGAADVVPGVSGGTIAFISGIYEELINSVNKINIKALKILKTQGVLPFWKYINGNFLLSLIIGIGISIFSLAKAIKWLLENKPILLWSFFFGLVIASIFMVAKEVTKWRLNTILIFLAGALVAYYISIIPPMQNTESTVFIFFSGALAICAMILPGISGAFILVLLGAYSTILHAIDQKNIKIIALFALGAIFGLLSFARILKWMFSNYKNLTLALLTGFIFGSLNKIWPWKKTLSWYKNSHGVDVPLLQESISPFNFNGNPQLLWAIILALVGFLTIFLLEKIAAKKS
- a CDS encoding shikimate dehydrogenase family protein; this encodes METGHADNLFGLLGKNISYSFSQGYFTEKFNHLGLKGHKYINFDIDTIEKLPDIIRENPNLKGMNVTIPYKEKVIPYLTALNKKAKRIGAVNTIKITPEGLKGYNTDCYGFKKSLQPFLKAHHKKALILGTGGASKAIAYVLDELGIDYYYVSRKATGNKLSYDDLNKKIMDKFQIIINCTPLGTFPNIQEKPDLPYKYITQNHLLYDLIYNPEETTFLKLGREKGAQICNGLKMLQLQAEKAWNIWNK
- a CDS encoding aspartate aminotransferase family protein, with the protein product MKEDFLKYQAQTTPYPLAIEVSHALGNYIYDTNNNSYLDFVAGVSANTLGHSNPKIVEAVKQQAEKYMHVMVYGEYIQQPAVEFTKLLAKNLPSPLETTYLVNSGTEATEGALKLAKRVTGRTRLIAAKKAYHGNTQGSMSVMGYEERKQHFRPLLPDIRFIEFNNENDLDKITTQTAGVILETIQGGAGFIVPENNYLKKVRERCNETGALLILDEIQPGFGRTGTLFGFMNYNVVPDVIVMGKGMGGGMPVGAFTASKEMIDILRDSPKLGHITTFGGHPVIAAASLATLKELTETNLINLVTEKEILFRTLLKHKLISEIRGKGLMLAIILKSAEIANFLVLEAMKEGLILFWLLFEPKAVRITPPLTISNAEIEKGCSVIMKVLKRWND
- a CDS encoding DUF349 domain-containing protein, which codes for MSEEKKDNLQEAEGKEKEILEVQKEEDGKTNSEHEHTQNPDSENEDPLNEIDESNAEDAEDEGHKDRHEIPMPDYHAMNMEKLVAELEKLLKNEKVQAVKTHVDNIKHEFDLKYSELVEQKKEDFLNEGGNEIDFKYTSPLKIRFNKIYSEYKDKRNTYYKNLERTLKENLAIRLDIIEELKGLINVEENINDTYRHFKEIQDKWRNAGPIPRMSYNDVWRTYHHHVEIFYDFLDLNKDLRDLDFKHNLEEKEKIVSQAENLANESDINKAFRELQILHKVWKEDIGPVAREYREDIWNRFSEATKAIHQKRQEYFKNIDKVYEKNLEVKEEIISKINEISVKTVNSHGGWQKLIKEVEELREAFFNAGKVPYKVNEATWSSFKEAVRKFNRNKNAFYKNLKKEQHTNLEKKMELVKLAESLKDSEDWEKTTPIMKKIQSDWKNIGHVPRKYSDKIWEDFKSACNHYFDKLHAQKNHANKQEYEALDKKKEFLDNLKSFELSGNTDNDLEVVKNFISEWKSIGRVPFNKRNIESKFNKIIDALFKKLDVDKQEAELIKYENKLEQLANSDNDSLIDNERIFIRRKIEEVKSEIRQLENNLQFINADKNNPIVKEVRKNIDEHKKSLDVWKAKLKEVKNLNN
- a CDS encoding tetratricopeptide repeat protein — encoded protein: MPYNAYEDENNLPLEKFESMLKTNSVYFFDSEDFQEIIHHYLDIGKIALAKKAIKIGLEQHPTSSDLKLLKVEVLVFENMFEQAEKLLDEIQAIESSNEEIYIQKANICSKQDNHVGAIELLTHALALCEDESSDIHSLIGMEYLFLDDYLSAKQSFIKCLEEDHEDYSALYNVIYCFDFLEDFDGAIDFLNGYLDKNPYCEVAWHQIGKQYMNKKMYKEALTSFDFAIYSDDSFIGAYLEKGKVLEKLTRYNEAIENYEITLELDDPTSFAFLRIGMCHEKLGNMELAKKHYYKTVHEDPLLDKGWIAITDFYYNQKNYQKALYYINKAINIDSQNVSYWKRSAEINMKLHFYEEADISYQKTIELGNYELQTWISWADIQIKLGEYQSAIDTLLQAIEFYPEQSELQYRLAGIYYTLSNSLNGSYHLKNALRYEAKGIKEFEKMFPDIFSRKSVKNIIANFKKASI
- a CDS encoding DUF368 domain-containing protein — encoded protein: MQETRTLQDKIFLIIKGLAMGAANKVPGVSGGVVAFVAGFYEEFIASLQKVNYKAFKLLFNGRFKSFYRYINGRFLSLLIFGMLISYFSVSKVLDYFIEKKELFVWASFFGMIIGSVYYIAKDFHHWNKRTVPSFIFGIIVGLSISFLSPAKENDNLLFIFLCGIISVSGMTLPGLSGSFILILLGNYVLLLVDSVNALYDTFAEIIRGDFSFIDNPERLKTLKILAVFTAGSATGLVTLSHLLNFVLKHFKNITTAIIIGFITGSLGVVWPWKRTIFKVDETGNFLLDSNGEKIIKNYQRFIPDITNIETWIAVLFIILGIIIVLALDWYGNRTRR